A single region of the Pseudomonas sp. GGS8 genome encodes:
- a CDS encoding NmrA/HSCARG family protein, translated as MSILVTGATGTIGSLITQGLAEAGAEVKALVRQTGKRDFPAGVTEVVADLTDVPSMRAALSSVRTLFLLNAVTPDEVTQALITLNLAQEAGIERIVYLSVIHADKFTNVPHFTGKHTVERMIESLDIPATILRPAYFMQNDLMVQQTIQNYSVYPMPIGSAGVSMIDARDIADVAVAELLRRDKASSALDRVTLELVGPQALVGASVAKTWSSALGREIAYGGDDVAAFEGQLASYGPGWLAYDMRLMMAGIQKFGMQAAEGAVDRLEAIIGHPLRSYEDFVREATAGV; from the coding sequence ATGAGCATTCTCGTTACTGGTGCCACGGGCACCATTGGTTCACTCATCACTCAGGGCCTGGCTGAGGCGGGCGCCGAGGTCAAAGCGCTCGTGCGCCAAACTGGTAAACGCGACTTCCCGGCTGGTGTCACTGAAGTTGTAGCAGACCTCACCGATGTACCTTCGATGCGCGCTGCGCTGTCTTCGGTACGGACACTGTTTCTGCTCAACGCCGTTACGCCTGACGAGGTCACGCAAGCCCTCATTACGCTGAACCTCGCTCAAGAGGCTGGCATTGAGCGCATCGTCTACCTCTCGGTGATTCATGCCGACAAGTTCACCAATGTTCCGCACTTCACGGGCAAGCATACCGTTGAGCGGATGATCGAAAGCCTCGACATTCCCGCGACTATTCTGCGTCCCGCTTACTTTATGCAAAACGACCTCATGGTCCAACAGACGATCCAGAACTACTCGGTGTACCCGATGCCAATTGGCTCGGCCGGCGTCTCAATGATTGATGCGCGCGATATTGCCGATGTCGCCGTGGCAGAACTGCTGCGACGCGACAAGGCGTCTTCTGCTCTTGATCGTGTAACGCTGGAGTTGGTTGGGCCACAAGCACTGGTTGGTGCATCCGTGGCAAAGACCTGGAGTTCCGCCCTGGGTCGCGAGATCGCTTACGGTGGTGACGATGTAGCGGCCTTCGAAGGGCAACTGGCTTCGTACGGTCCCGGCTGGTTGGCATACGACATGCGCCTGATGATGGCGGGTATCCAGAAGTTCGGCATGCAAGCAGCTGAAGGAGCCGTGGACCGGCTGGAAGCCATCATTGGGCACCCGCTGCGTTCTTATGAAGACTTCGTCCGCGAAGCTACTGCCGGCGTTTAA
- a CDS encoding LysR family transcriptional regulator encodes MNLNALIDFTLVATNEGLGKASRASGISKATLSRRISDLEEQLGVRLIERSARGLKLTEAGEMLMARTEGPLGEVAEAMTAAREGVSTPRGRLRVASPVLFSQLAMGRIGAEFCAAYPEVEIEVVAEDRLVDLVEEQFDVAIRINPSPDSSLVGRCFAKDRLVVVAAPEVIKPTPGAIRPVPGIVTSSFQPTHWSLDGGQLVLEPIPKLRFSSLLMVRDAAIAGGGVALIPQSIAWSQLARGELVQWGTVSGVEPELWVLHTSRRLATPKVRAFVDFICAEYPNMSLVLTG; translated from the coding sequence ATGAATCTGAATGCTCTGATCGACTTCACACTCGTCGCAACGAATGAGGGGCTTGGAAAGGCGAGCCGTGCGAGCGGCATATCCAAAGCCACCCTATCGCGTCGAATCTCCGACCTTGAGGAGCAACTGGGGGTGAGGCTGATCGAGCGTAGCGCTCGCGGCCTGAAGCTAACCGAAGCTGGCGAAATGCTGATGGCTCGAACAGAAGGACCGTTGGGCGAGGTGGCCGAAGCCATGACAGCAGCCCGTGAGGGCGTATCGACGCCTCGCGGACGCTTGCGTGTCGCCTCCCCAGTCCTGTTCTCCCAGCTTGCAATGGGCCGCATCGGAGCAGAATTCTGTGCCGCCTACCCGGAGGTCGAAATCGAAGTCGTGGCGGAGGATCGCCTGGTTGACCTTGTGGAGGAACAATTCGACGTCGCCATCCGGATCAACCCGAGCCCGGACAGCAGTTTGGTCGGCCGGTGCTTCGCCAAAGACCGGCTGGTAGTCGTGGCGGCGCCTGAAGTAATTAAGCCAACGCCGGGCGCAATCAGGCCCGTTCCTGGCATCGTAACATCGAGCTTCCAGCCCACCCACTGGAGTCTCGATGGCGGACAGTTGGTCCTGGAGCCGATCCCAAAGCTGCGATTCTCCTCGTTACTGATGGTCCGCGATGCGGCTATCGCCGGTGGTGGTGTTGCCCTTATTCCACAGTCCATCGCATGGAGCCAGCTCGCCCGTGGTGAGTTGGTCCAGTGGGGCACGGTATCGGGTGTAGAACCGGAGCTTTGGGTCTTGCATACCTCTAGGCGCTTGGCTACTCCAAAAGTTCGAGCATTCGTCGATTTCATATGCGCGGAATATCCGAACATGTCTCTGGTACTAACAGGATAG
- a CDS encoding NADPH-dependent F420 reductase — translation MRIGIIGAGFIARAVAQLVITAGHEAMLSNSRGPQTMSSVLSGIPGSQVGTVEEAAQFGEVVLVAIPLAHYRSVPAKWLEAKTVLDANNYYPERDGHIAALDRFETTTSRLLAEHLPHSSVVKVFNAILAQDLTQDSRPKAAPDRRALPIAADDPAAKALVITLLDEIGFDAVDAGSIDESWRFERAKPAYCIPLDKEGLKAALAAAHRQIELPEGSWRR, via the coding sequence ATGCGTATCGGCATTATTGGGGCAGGTTTCATCGCACGTGCAGTGGCGCAATTGGTCATCACGGCGGGACACGAGGCGATGCTCAGCAACTCACGTGGGCCTCAGACCATGAGCAGCGTGCTTAGCGGCATTCCTGGCAGTCAGGTCGGCACTGTCGAGGAGGCAGCACAATTTGGCGAAGTGGTGCTTGTGGCCATTCCTCTTGCGCATTACCGAAGCGTGCCGGCCAAGTGGCTAGAGGCTAAAACCGTGCTGGATGCCAATAATTACTACCCGGAACGCGACGGTCACATTGCCGCTCTCGACCGATTCGAAACCACCACCAGCCGCCTGCTCGCCGAGCATCTGCCCCACTCCAGCGTGGTCAAGGTGTTCAATGCCATCCTCGCCCAGGACCTGACGCAAGACTCGCGCCCGAAAGCAGCGCCCGACCGACGCGCACTGCCGATCGCTGCGGATGATCCGGCGGCGAAAGCGCTGGTGATCACGTTGCTGGACGAGATTGGATTCGACGCGGTAGATGCGGGCAGTATTGATGAAAGCTGGCGATTCGAACGGGCGAAACCCGCCTACTGCATACCACTGGATAAAGAGGGGCTGAAGGCTGCCTTGGCTGCGGCGCATCGGCAGATAGAATTGCCCGAGGGGTCGTGGCGCCGCTGA
- a CDS encoding tetratricopeptide repeat protein yields MNTRWPALIACSVILTGCAGMQNPQKANLVHCANQFKASKAENYSLVLQEGDLCLQKNTLPTSLQSLIYAVQADAYSNLKHFPEAVAAKEKSMQLAVKPDPRANLDLSAMYRDAGNPKKALELVQYNLDNGMEEAGKGSGFHMPTYYHLGLALTDLGQYREAAEAFSTGLQRQPDYAWAYYARGIAYDHLGSRDDAKADFMKFSQIANKKYVLEEQKAKLAEYRISMP; encoded by the coding sequence ATGAATACTCGCTGGCCCGCGCTGATCGCCTGCTCCGTCATCCTCACAGGTTGTGCAGGGATGCAGAACCCGCAAAAAGCCAACCTTGTCCACTGCGCTAATCAGTTTAAAGCGTCCAAAGCCGAAAACTACTCCCTGGTGCTGCAGGAAGGTGATCTATGCCTACAGAAAAATACGCTGCCCACCTCGCTGCAAAGTTTGATTTACGCAGTGCAGGCCGACGCCTACAGCAACCTCAAGCACTTTCCCGAAGCCGTGGCCGCCAAGGAAAAATCCATGCAACTGGCGGTCAAGCCTGATCCGCGCGCCAACCTGGACTTGAGCGCCATGTATCGCGACGCTGGCAACCCGAAAAAAGCCCTTGAACTCGTGCAGTACAACCTTGACAACGGGATGGAAGAAGCCGGAAAGGGTTCCGGCTTCCACATGCCGACCTACTATCATCTGGGCCTCGCGCTGACAGACCTGGGTCAGTACCGAGAGGCCGCTGAAGCATTCAGCACCGGCCTTCAGCGCCAGCCGGACTATGCCTGGGCCTATTATGCGCGCGGGATCGCGTACGACCATTTGGGAAGCAGGGACGACGCCAAGGCCGACTTCATGAAGTTCTCGCAGATCGCCAACAAGAAGTACGTGCTGGAGGAGCAAAAGGCCAAGCTCGCCGAGTACAGGATTTCCATGCCGTAA
- a CDS encoding class I SAM-dependent methyltransferase codes for MKSSPLNAAEKFDTSRANEYGRQSRIALAGYDACQDLAACMLAASLGNANSAKILVVGAGGTAQEIIAMAKLEPGWRFTAVDPSEPMLEAAKQQLEANNLLERTAMHLGNVEDLAADQSYDAATLIGVLHHLEGDGTKRQILRSIRAHLKPGAPLIVAGNQYAYASQPLLLAAWGQRWRQHGASPDEVKAKLGKILQGADPPHSEAAVQKLLHDAGFGDTTRFFSSLFWGAWLTCKAP; via the coding sequence TTGAAATCATCCCCTCTCAACGCCGCTGAAAAATTTGATACCTCCCGAGCCAATGAGTACGGCCGACAGAGCCGTATTGCACTGGCAGGATATGACGCCTGCCAAGACTTGGCTGCGTGCATGCTGGCGGCAAGCCTTGGCAATGCAAACTCGGCAAAAATACTGGTGGTTGGTGCTGGTGGTACGGCACAGGAAATTATTGCCATGGCCAAGCTTGAGCCAGGTTGGCGCTTCACTGCCGTTGATCCATCCGAGCCGATGCTGGAGGCAGCGAAGCAGCAGTTAGAGGCAAACAACTTGCTTGAAAGAACGGCCATGCATCTCGGGAATGTTGAAGACCTGGCGGCAGACCAGTCATACGACGCAGCCACCCTGATCGGCGTACTCCATCATCTCGAAGGGGATGGTACCAAGCGACAAATTCTACGATCCATTCGGGCTCATCTAAAGCCGGGGGCACCGCTGATTGTCGCGGGGAATCAATATGCTTACGCCAGCCAGCCGTTACTGCTGGCTGCCTGGGGGCAGCGATGGCGGCAGCATGGAGCCAGCCCGGATGAAGTGAAGGCCAAGCTTGGGAAAATTCTTCAGGGCGCTGATCCTCCACATTCCGAGGCGGCGGTTCAAAAACTTTTGCATGACGCCGGATTCGG
- a CDS encoding LysR family transcriptional regulator, protein MMDRLTSMGAFVMAAESGSYASAAERLGLSPQMVAKHVAALEQRLGARLLNRTTRRQSLTELGSAYYERCKHILSEAQAADSLAQIMNDTPRGKLKISAPVTFGSYSLMPFVTEFLRQHPEVEIDLHLTDRFVDLVEEGYEVTFRIGPLTASSLTARPLAPYRLVACAAPSYLTDRGVPQIPDDLKNHECLGYAYWSRPADREWVFCKGCAVERVQVVSRLQVNESKALLSAALDGFGIVLGPEDFLEPALRSGELVRLLTDYEAPSRQMHLLYTANRQRTAKLRRFIDAALARFGAP, encoded by the coding sequence ATGATGGATCGTCTGACGAGCATGGGGGCGTTTGTGATGGCAGCGGAATCCGGTTCCTATGCCAGTGCTGCCGAGCGATTGGGCCTGTCGCCGCAGATGGTGGCCAAGCATGTTGCCGCGCTTGAGCAGCGGCTAGGTGCGCGGTTGCTGAACCGTACCACTCGACGCCAGAGCCTGACTGAGTTGGGCAGCGCTTACTACGAACGCTGTAAGCACATTTTGAGCGAGGCTCAGGCTGCCGACTCCCTTGCGCAGATCATGAACGACACCCCGCGCGGCAAACTGAAAATCAGCGCTCCCGTAACGTTCGGCTCCTATAGCCTCATGCCCTTTGTGACGGAGTTTTTGCGTCAACACCCGGAAGTCGAAATCGATCTGCATTTGACCGATCGCTTTGTCGATCTGGTGGAGGAGGGTTATGAAGTGACTTTCAGAATTGGCCCGTTGACCGCGTCCAGTTTGACCGCCAGGCCGTTGGCGCCTTATCGGTTGGTAGCCTGTGCGGCACCGAGCTATCTGACCGACCGCGGAGTGCCGCAAATACCGGATGATCTGAAGAACCATGAGTGTCTGGGGTATGCCTATTGGTCCCGGCCGGCCGACCGCGAATGGGTGTTCTGCAAAGGCTGCGCAGTTGAACGGGTACAAGTCGTTAGTCGATTGCAGGTCAACGAGAGCAAAGCACTGCTGTCGGCAGCGCTGGACGGGTTCGGGATTGTCCTTGGTCCCGAAGACTTTCTGGAGCCCGCGTTGCGCAGCGGCGAGTTAGTCCGACTGTTAACTGATTACGAAGCACCGAGCCGACAAATGCATTTGCTCTACACGGCCAATCGTCAGAGAACAGCCAAACTCCGACGATTTATCGATGCTGCGCTCGCCCGCTTTGGTGCTCCTTGA
- a CDS encoding VIT family protein, which translates to MKFMYRHTEYHRSDRIGWLRASVLGANDGIVSTASLLIGVAAANASHATLLVTGMAGLMAGAMSMAAGEYISVHSQADTERADLSRERAELASDPKAERLELANIYMHRGVSPELAHQVADQLMSHDALGSHARDELGISETLTAKPLQAALASAASFVVGAALPLAVTFFAPEQSSVRWISGMSLVFLGTLGAIAARAGGASIIAGAWRVTFWGALAMGVTALVGHLLGAVV; encoded by the coding sequence ATGAAATTCATGTATAGGCACACCGAGTACCACCGAAGCGATCGGATCGGCTGGCTCCGCGCCTCCGTTTTAGGGGCCAACGACGGCATTGTCTCCACCGCCAGTCTGCTGATTGGCGTCGCTGCGGCCAATGCGAGCCACGCCACCTTGCTGGTTACAGGAATGGCAGGGCTGATGGCCGGTGCCATGTCCATGGCTGCAGGCGAGTACATTTCCGTTCACTCCCAGGCTGACACCGAGCGGGCCGACCTGTCCCGGGAACGAGCAGAATTGGCGAGCGATCCGAAAGCAGAACGACTTGAGCTCGCCAACATCTACATGCATCGCGGCGTCTCGCCGGAACTGGCCCATCAGGTGGCTGACCAATTGATGTCCCACGACGCGCTGGGCTCCCATGCCAGAGACGAACTGGGTATCAGCGAAACCCTCACCGCCAAACCCTTGCAGGCCGCTCTGGCCTCGGCCGCCAGCTTTGTGGTGGGCGCCGCATTGCCTCTAGCCGTGACGTTTTTCGCACCGGAGCAGAGCTCGGTGCGCTGGATATCGGGTATGTCATTGGTGTTTCTCGGGACATTGGGCGCCATTGCTGCCAGAGCCGGCGGTGCCAGCATTATCGCCGGCGCCTGGCGAGTAACCTTCTGGGGCGCGTTGGCCATGGGGGTCACCGCACTGGTGGGGCATTTGCTTGGGGCCGTGGTCTAG
- a CDS encoding DUF2798 domain-containing protein — protein MNPKTSSRALFFKRKLSVRATPYVFALYMATIMALLMSFVITAANSGIEIDYLSNALHAYKLAMPVAFLCILVVRPIVLKLVSLTVHPHR, from the coding sequence ATGAATCCAAAAACATCCTCTAGAGCTCTATTTTTCAAACGTAAGCTCTCGGTTCGCGCTACGCCTTATGTTTTCGCACTGTATATGGCCACAATCATGGCGCTCTTGATGTCATTCGTGATCACTGCGGCAAATTCCGGCATTGAGATTGATTACCTAAGTAATGCGCTGCACGCCTATAAATTGGCCATGCCAGTGGCATTCCTGTGCATACTCGTCGTTCGCCCCATTGTGCTCAAACTGGTGTCTTTGACTGTACACCCACATCGTTAA
- a CDS encoding LysR family transcriptional regulator, protein MNLLGAIASFIKVVEAGSIVGAAKTLGVSAAAISQTINRLETHLGTRLLQRTTRSMALTESGVVYYEKVKRIARDLESAQSAITSAQTQLQGRLCIASTAAFGRHVLASLIAGFAARYPRLTLELSTTDRKINHIQDGIDLSLRIKPQLEEGIVARKIVSVPFIICASPIYLERVGWPLDPEELQHHACLAFRYPLDGRFLRWVFIRDGQRYEATLNATAISDDVDALAQMAIRGAGITRLAEFVAAPYIESGQLVPLFEHRHASTYAYAEPLDIYVCVQERAAITPKVKAFMNYLTEHLEMRWPMENTFTAS, encoded by the coding sequence ATGAACCTGTTAGGGGCGATTGCTAGCTTTATCAAGGTGGTTGAAGCGGGCTCTATCGTGGGCGCGGCCAAAACCCTGGGCGTCAGTGCGGCAGCCATTAGCCAGACCATAAATCGCTTGGAAACCCACCTAGGTACGCGCCTTCTCCAGCGCACCACGCGTAGCATGGCGTTAACCGAAAGCGGCGTGGTGTACTACGAAAAAGTGAAACGCATAGCGCGTGATCTCGAATCGGCGCAAAGCGCGATCACCAGCGCGCAGACTCAACTCCAAGGGCGACTGTGCATCGCTTCTACCGCCGCTTTCGGGCGGCATGTGCTGGCATCACTAATCGCCGGCTTCGCTGCACGTTACCCACGCCTGACACTTGAACTCTCAACCACAGATCGCAAAATTAATCATATTCAAGACGGCATTGATCTGAGCCTGCGGATAAAACCACAACTAGAAGAGGGAATCGTCGCTCGCAAGATCGTTTCAGTCCCTTTTATCATCTGCGCGTCACCCATCTATTTGGAACGAGTCGGCTGGCCACTCGACCCTGAAGAACTCCAACACCATGCCTGTCTAGCGTTTCGCTACCCGCTGGACGGACGCTTTCTACGTTGGGTTTTTATCCGGGATGGCCAACGTTACGAAGCTACTCTCAATGCGACCGCAATCAGCGACGATGTTGACGCTCTAGCCCAAATGGCCATCCGCGGCGCGGGAATAACCCGTTTGGCGGAGTTCGTGGCGGCGCCCTATATCGAAAGTGGCCAACTCGTTCCTCTGTTTGAACATCGCCACGCTTCAACTTATGCCTACGCTGAACCGCTCGATATTTATGTATGCGTCCAGGAGCGCGCCGCCATCACACCCAAGGTCAAAGCTTTTATGAATTATTTGACTGAACATCTGGAAATGCGCTGGCCGATGGAAAATACCTTTACGGCGTCCTGA
- a CDS encoding NADP-dependent oxidoreductase produces the protein MSTLQRAVMIRAYGGADAVEVAKIEKPEPGQDQVLVRVRAAGVNGIDWKVREGHVRNAFPLPLPIVLGAEMAGVVEAVGPGVSRFRIGDRVMGAVGGLGAYAECVSVSESSLSLTPVNLDDVHAAAVPVAAVAAWKSLNHAGPIHPGQRILIHGAAGGLGAYAVQYAKRAAAQVFATAGTADLDYVRSLGADHVIDYQTQRFEDIVRDIDLVLDYVGGEVLDRSWQVLAENGVIVGTSSPDILARTPANRRGLWFMNTPDPELLASLAKEIANGTLRSRIGEVVGFADIPQAIERNRTVSGTGKVVADFSR, from the coding sequence ATGAGCACCCTGCAACGAGCTGTAATGATCCGGGCATACGGCGGTGCTGACGCCGTGGAAGTGGCCAAAATCGAAAAGCCAGAACCTGGGCAAGACCAGGTTCTCGTTCGGGTTCGTGCCGCCGGCGTAAACGGTATTGATTGGAAGGTCCGCGAAGGTCATGTACGAAACGCGTTCCCGCTTCCATTGCCAATAGTGCTGGGCGCCGAAATGGCGGGTGTTGTCGAGGCTGTCGGCCCCGGTGTCTCTCGCTTCCGTATTGGCGATCGCGTCATGGGCGCGGTGGGAGGCCTGGGCGCTTACGCTGAATGTGTGAGCGTCAGTGAGTCGAGCCTCTCCCTTACGCCTGTGAATCTTGATGATGTCCATGCTGCTGCTGTTCCTGTCGCTGCCGTGGCAGCCTGGAAGAGCCTCAATCATGCGGGGCCGATTCATCCCGGCCAGCGAATCCTTATTCACGGTGCTGCCGGTGGGCTGGGCGCCTATGCCGTGCAGTACGCCAAGCGGGCAGCTGCGCAGGTCTTCGCAACTGCGGGCACGGCTGACCTGGACTATGTACGCAGCCTCGGTGCCGATCATGTCATCGACTATCAAACCCAACGTTTCGAAGACATCGTCCGGGACATTGACCTGGTACTCGACTATGTCGGGGGTGAGGTGCTGGATCGCTCTTGGCAGGTGCTGGCTGAGAACGGCGTCATTGTCGGCACGTCGTCGCCCGACATTCTGGCGCGTACCCCGGCCAATCGCCGAGGCCTGTGGTTCATGAACACACCTGATCCCGAACTTCTGGCTTCGCTGGCAAAAGAAATCGCCAACGGCACGCTGCGGAGCAGGATCGGGGAGGTCGTTGGCTTCGCAGACATCCCCCAGGCGATTGAACGCAATCGCACCGTTTCCGGGACTGGAAAAGTCGTGGCGGACTTCTCTCGCTGA